One Buteo buteo chromosome 5, bButBut1.hap1.1, whole genome shotgun sequence DNA window includes the following coding sequences:
- the LMLN gene encoding leishmanolysin-like peptidase isoform X1, with the protein MAAEPGGGRPRPYRCYRPLLAAFTAALLLGCGRAAGLSPASSSSCQHRVPGSEEVVYQVPVKENHVLKRNVDQQLRIKTIYDRSVEDLLPEKRHLIKNKLFPQAISYLEKTFQVRKSMGTILLSRQCATNQYLRRKADPHRYCRAACAGHTRCGPIIVPEKHLQQCRVCNGSEWLCGPTGLPDQEGVRDADFVLYVSALTTERCGHENIIAYAAYCQLEAEMDRPIAGYANLCPNMISTQAQEFIGMLSTVKHEIIHALGFSAGLFAFYRDDDGKPLTARYADGLPPFNESLGLYQWSNKVVHKAVRLWDVRGGKMLRHAVHLLITPRVVEEARKHFNCPILEGMELENQGGMGTELNHWEKRLLENEAMTGSHTQNRVFSRITLALMEDTGWYKANYSMAEKLDWGRNKGCDFVMKSCKFWIDQKRQKRQLISPYCDTLRSNPLQLTCRQDQRAVAVCNLQKFPKQLPQEYQYFDNLNGVPAEELPYYGGSVEIADYCPFSQEFSWHLSGEFQRSSDCRIIENQPDPTKNYGAEKYGPNSVCLIQKSAFVMEQCRRKLSYPDWGSGCYQVSCSPQGLHVWVKDTVYLCSRSGQVLTVSIQMNGWMHVGNLICPACLDFCDSCPPERDPPASNLTRAAPIDLCSCSSSLVVTLWLLMANLIPLLTGLFLCA; encoded by the exons ATGGCCGCCGAGCCGGGCGGCGGGCGCCCCCGGCCTTACCGGTGTTACCGGCCGCTGCTCGCCGCTTTTACCGCCgcgctgctgctgggctgcggccgcgccgccggcctTTCTCCCGCTTCTTCCTCGTCCTGTCAGCACCGCGTGCCCGGCAGCGAGGAG GTTGTCTATCAAGTTCCTGTGAAGGAAAATCACGTCTTGAAGAGAAATGTGGATCAACAGCTAAGAATTAAGACTATATACGACAGAAGTGTTGAGGA TTTGCTACCTGAGAAAAGACACCTTATAAAG AACAAACTTTTTCCACAAGCTATATCTTATCTGGAGAAGACATTTCAAGTGCGCAAATCCATGGGTACTATATTACTAAGCAG GCAGTGTGCAACAAACCAATACTTAAGGAGGAAAGCTGACCCTCACAGATACTGCCGAGCAGCCTGCGCAGGCCATACAAGATGTGGACCGATTATAGTTCCTGAGAAACACCTCCAG CAATGCAGGGTGTGCAATGGTAGTGAATGGCTCTGTGGACCCACTGGCTTACCTGACCAAGAAGGGGTTCGAGATGCTGACTTTGTACTTTACGTTAGTGCTCTCACTACTGAAAGGTGTGGCCATGAAAATATCATTGCATATGCAGCCTACTGCCAACTGGAAGCTGAAATGGACAG GCCAATAGCAGGGTATGCTAACTTGTGTCCAAATATGATTTCAACGCAAGCTCAGGAATTCATTGGCATGTTGTCTACAGTGAAACATGAGATCATCCATGCACTG GgtttctctgctgggctgttTGCATTTTATCGTGACGATGATGGAAAACCTTTGACAGCAAGATATGCAGATGGACTCCCTCCTTTTAAtgaaag TCTAGGTTTGTATCAGTGGAGCAATAAAGTCGTTCATAAAGCAGTGAGGTTATGGGACGTACGTGGTGGCAAAATGCTGCGCCATGCTGTTCATCTTCTGATAACACCTCGTGTAGTT gaAGAAGCTcgaaaacattttaattgtcCAATTCTAGAGGGAATGGAGCTTGAAAATCAAGGTGGCATGGGTACTGAGCTCAAtcactgggagaagagattgTTGGAG AATGAAGCAATGACTGGATCCCATACACAGAATCGAGTCTTTTCCAGGATCACTTTAGCATTGATGGAAGACACAGG CTGGTATAAAGCAAATTACAGCATGGCAGAGAAATTAGATTGGGGACGCAATAAAGGCTGTGACTTTGTAATGAAGAGCTGTAAATTCTGGATCGACCAAAAGAGACAAAA GAGGCAATTAATCAGTCCATACTGCGACACTTTGAGGAGTAATCCTTTGCAGTTAACCTGCAGACAGGACCAAAGAGCAGTAGCAGTGTGCAACTTGCAGAAGTTTCCAAAGCAGTTACCTCAGGAATATCAG TATTTTGACAATCTTAATGGAGTACCAGCAGAAGAATTGCCTTATTACGGTGGCTCAGTAGAAATTGCTGACTATTGTCCCTTTAGTCAAGAATTCAGTTGGCATTTAAGTGGTGAATTTCAACGCAGCTCGGACTGTAGAATAATTGAAAACCAACCAG ATCCTACCAAAAACTATGGTGCAGAGAAATATGGACCAAACTCTGTATGTCTTATTCAGAAATCTGCTTTTGTCATGGAACAGTGCAGGAGGAAACTCAGCTACCCTGACTGGGGTAGTGGATGTTATCAA gtttCTTGTTCTCCACAAGGGCTGCATGTTTGGGTCAAGGACACTGTGTACTTGTGCAGCCGCTCAGGTCAGGTATTAACTGTGAGCATTCAGATGAATGGTTGGATGCATGTTGGGAATCTGATTTGCCCAGCCTGTTTGGACTTCTGTGACTCCTGTCCCCCAGAGCGGGATCCTCCAGCTTCTAACTTAACAAGAGCTGCACCAATTG actTATGCTCCTGCTCATCTAGCCTGGTTGTAACCCTTTGGCTATTGATGGCTAACTTAATTCCCCTGCTAACAGGATTATTTCTCTGCGCATAG
- the LMLN gene encoding leishmanolysin-like peptidase isoform X3, giving the protein MGTILLSRQCATNQYLRRKADPHRYCRAACAGHTRCGPIIVPEKHLQQCRVCNGSEWLCGPTGLPDQEGVRDADFVLYVSALTTERCGHENIIAYAAYCQLEAEMDRPIAGYANLCPNMISTQAQEFIGMLSTVKHEIIHALGFSAGLFAFYRDDDGKPLTARYADGLPPFNESLGLYQWSNKVVHKAVRLWDVRGGKMLRHAVHLLITPRVVEEARKHFNCPILEGMELENQGGMGTELNHWEKRLLENEAMTGSHTQNRVFSRITLALMEDTGWYKANYSMAEKLDWGRNKGCDFVMKSCKFWIDQKRQKRQLISPYCDTLRSNPLQLTCRQDQRAVAVCNLQKFPKQLPQEYQYFDNLNGVPAEELPYYGGSVEIADYCPFSQEFSWHLSGEFQRSSDCRIIENQPDPTKNYGAEKYGPNSVCLIQKSAFVMEQCRRKLSYPDWGSGCYQVSCSPQGLHVWVKDTVYLCSRSGQVLTVSIQMNGWMHVGNLICPACLDFCDSCPPERDPPASNLTRAAPIDLCSCSSSLVVTLWLLMANLIPLLTGLFLCA; this is encoded by the exons ATGGGTACTATATTACTAAGCAG GCAGTGTGCAACAAACCAATACTTAAGGAGGAAAGCTGACCCTCACAGATACTGCCGAGCAGCCTGCGCAGGCCATACAAGATGTGGACCGATTATAGTTCCTGAGAAACACCTCCAG CAATGCAGGGTGTGCAATGGTAGTGAATGGCTCTGTGGACCCACTGGCTTACCTGACCAAGAAGGGGTTCGAGATGCTGACTTTGTACTTTACGTTAGTGCTCTCACTACTGAAAGGTGTGGCCATGAAAATATCATTGCATATGCAGCCTACTGCCAACTGGAAGCTGAAATGGACAG GCCAATAGCAGGGTATGCTAACTTGTGTCCAAATATGATTTCAACGCAAGCTCAGGAATTCATTGGCATGTTGTCTACAGTGAAACATGAGATCATCCATGCACTG GgtttctctgctgggctgttTGCATTTTATCGTGACGATGATGGAAAACCTTTGACAGCAAGATATGCAGATGGACTCCCTCCTTTTAAtgaaag TCTAGGTTTGTATCAGTGGAGCAATAAAGTCGTTCATAAAGCAGTGAGGTTATGGGACGTACGTGGTGGCAAAATGCTGCGCCATGCTGTTCATCTTCTGATAACACCTCGTGTAGTT gaAGAAGCTcgaaaacattttaattgtcCAATTCTAGAGGGAATGGAGCTTGAAAATCAAGGTGGCATGGGTACTGAGCTCAAtcactgggagaagagattgTTGGAG AATGAAGCAATGACTGGATCCCATACACAGAATCGAGTCTTTTCCAGGATCACTTTAGCATTGATGGAAGACACAGG CTGGTATAAAGCAAATTACAGCATGGCAGAGAAATTAGATTGGGGACGCAATAAAGGCTGTGACTTTGTAATGAAGAGCTGTAAATTCTGGATCGACCAAAAGAGACAAAA GAGGCAATTAATCAGTCCATACTGCGACACTTTGAGGAGTAATCCTTTGCAGTTAACCTGCAGACAGGACCAAAGAGCAGTAGCAGTGTGCAACTTGCAGAAGTTTCCAAAGCAGTTACCTCAGGAATATCAG TATTTTGACAATCTTAATGGAGTACCAGCAGAAGAATTGCCTTATTACGGTGGCTCAGTAGAAATTGCTGACTATTGTCCCTTTAGTCAAGAATTCAGTTGGCATTTAAGTGGTGAATTTCAACGCAGCTCGGACTGTAGAATAATTGAAAACCAACCAG ATCCTACCAAAAACTATGGTGCAGAGAAATATGGACCAAACTCTGTATGTCTTATTCAGAAATCTGCTTTTGTCATGGAACAGTGCAGGAGGAAACTCAGCTACCCTGACTGGGGTAGTGGATGTTATCAA gtttCTTGTTCTCCACAAGGGCTGCATGTTTGGGTCAAGGACACTGTGTACTTGTGCAGCCGCTCAGGTCAGGTATTAACTGTGAGCATTCAGATGAATGGTTGGATGCATGTTGGGAATCTGATTTGCCCAGCCTGTTTGGACTTCTGTGACTCCTGTCCCCCAGAGCGGGATCCTCCAGCTTCTAACTTAACAAGAGCTGCACCAATTG actTATGCTCCTGCTCATCTAGCCTGGTTGTAACCCTTTGGCTATTGATGGCTAACTTAATTCCCCTGCTAACAGGATTATTTCTCTGCGCATAG
- the LMLN gene encoding leishmanolysin-like peptidase isoform X2, producing the protein MCIQVVYQVPVKENHVLKRNVDQQLRIKTIYDRSVEDLLPEKRHLIKNKLFPQAISYLEKTFQVRKSMGTILLSRQCATNQYLRRKADPHRYCRAACAGHTRCGPIIVPEKHLQQCRVCNGSEWLCGPTGLPDQEGVRDADFVLYVSALTTERCGHENIIAYAAYCQLEAEMDRPIAGYANLCPNMISTQAQEFIGMLSTVKHEIIHALGFSAGLFAFYRDDDGKPLTARYADGLPPFNESLGLYQWSNKVVHKAVRLWDVRGGKMLRHAVHLLITPRVVEEARKHFNCPILEGMELENQGGMGTELNHWEKRLLENEAMTGSHTQNRVFSRITLALMEDTGWYKANYSMAEKLDWGRNKGCDFVMKSCKFWIDQKRQKRQLISPYCDTLRSNPLQLTCRQDQRAVAVCNLQKFPKQLPQEYQYFDNLNGVPAEELPYYGGSVEIADYCPFSQEFSWHLSGEFQRSSDCRIIENQPDPTKNYGAEKYGPNSVCLIQKSAFVMEQCRRKLSYPDWGSGCYQVSCSPQGLHVWVKDTVYLCSRSGQVLTVSIQMNGWMHVGNLICPACLDFCDSCPPERDPPASNLTRAAPIDLCSCSSSLVVTLWLLMANLIPLLTGLFLCA; encoded by the exons ATGTGCATACAG GTTGTCTATCAAGTTCCTGTGAAGGAAAATCACGTCTTGAAGAGAAATGTGGATCAACAGCTAAGAATTAAGACTATATACGACAGAAGTGTTGAGGA TTTGCTACCTGAGAAAAGACACCTTATAAAG AACAAACTTTTTCCACAAGCTATATCTTATCTGGAGAAGACATTTCAAGTGCGCAAATCCATGGGTACTATATTACTAAGCAG GCAGTGTGCAACAAACCAATACTTAAGGAGGAAAGCTGACCCTCACAGATACTGCCGAGCAGCCTGCGCAGGCCATACAAGATGTGGACCGATTATAGTTCCTGAGAAACACCTCCAG CAATGCAGGGTGTGCAATGGTAGTGAATGGCTCTGTGGACCCACTGGCTTACCTGACCAAGAAGGGGTTCGAGATGCTGACTTTGTACTTTACGTTAGTGCTCTCACTACTGAAAGGTGTGGCCATGAAAATATCATTGCATATGCAGCCTACTGCCAACTGGAAGCTGAAATGGACAG GCCAATAGCAGGGTATGCTAACTTGTGTCCAAATATGATTTCAACGCAAGCTCAGGAATTCATTGGCATGTTGTCTACAGTGAAACATGAGATCATCCATGCACTG GgtttctctgctgggctgttTGCATTTTATCGTGACGATGATGGAAAACCTTTGACAGCAAGATATGCAGATGGACTCCCTCCTTTTAAtgaaag TCTAGGTTTGTATCAGTGGAGCAATAAAGTCGTTCATAAAGCAGTGAGGTTATGGGACGTACGTGGTGGCAAAATGCTGCGCCATGCTGTTCATCTTCTGATAACACCTCGTGTAGTT gaAGAAGCTcgaaaacattttaattgtcCAATTCTAGAGGGAATGGAGCTTGAAAATCAAGGTGGCATGGGTACTGAGCTCAAtcactgggagaagagattgTTGGAG AATGAAGCAATGACTGGATCCCATACACAGAATCGAGTCTTTTCCAGGATCACTTTAGCATTGATGGAAGACACAGG CTGGTATAAAGCAAATTACAGCATGGCAGAGAAATTAGATTGGGGACGCAATAAAGGCTGTGACTTTGTAATGAAGAGCTGTAAATTCTGGATCGACCAAAAGAGACAAAA GAGGCAATTAATCAGTCCATACTGCGACACTTTGAGGAGTAATCCTTTGCAGTTAACCTGCAGACAGGACCAAAGAGCAGTAGCAGTGTGCAACTTGCAGAAGTTTCCAAAGCAGTTACCTCAGGAATATCAG TATTTTGACAATCTTAATGGAGTACCAGCAGAAGAATTGCCTTATTACGGTGGCTCAGTAGAAATTGCTGACTATTGTCCCTTTAGTCAAGAATTCAGTTGGCATTTAAGTGGTGAATTTCAACGCAGCTCGGACTGTAGAATAATTGAAAACCAACCAG ATCCTACCAAAAACTATGGTGCAGAGAAATATGGACCAAACTCTGTATGTCTTATTCAGAAATCTGCTTTTGTCATGGAACAGTGCAGGAGGAAACTCAGCTACCCTGACTGGGGTAGTGGATGTTATCAA gtttCTTGTTCTCCACAAGGGCTGCATGTTTGGGTCAAGGACACTGTGTACTTGTGCAGCCGCTCAGGTCAGGTATTAACTGTGAGCATTCAGATGAATGGTTGGATGCATGTTGGGAATCTGATTTGCCCAGCCTGTTTGGACTTCTGTGACTCCTGTCCCCCAGAGCGGGATCCTCCAGCTTCTAACTTAACAAGAGCTGCACCAATTG actTATGCTCCTGCTCATCTAGCCTGGTTGTAACCCTTTGGCTATTGATGGCTAACTTAATTCCCCTGCTAACAGGATTATTTCTCTGCGCATAG